One region of Quercus lobata isolate SW786 chromosome 2, ValleyOak3.0 Primary Assembly, whole genome shotgun sequence genomic DNA includes:
- the LOC115974156 gene encoding protein ENHANCED PSEUDOMONAS SUSCEPTIBILITY 1-like, whose product MSTNPPKIRYISESFIKPQYASEESKRPFYLSPWDLIMLSAHYIQKGLLYNKPPTANAQEDFIKTLLDRLQHSLSVTLVHFYPLAGRLVTQKNENPPSSFIFVDCSNSPGAKFIHADLDMTISDILSPIDVPSIVQSFFDHDRAVNYDGHTRPLLSIQVTELKDGIFIGCSMNHCLGDGTSYWHFFNTWSEIFQVQGNSISITRPPIHRRWFPDGVSPIINLPFSHQDEFISRGEAPKLRERMFHFSSESIAKLKAKANAESNTNKISSFQSLSALAWRCITRARCLPHDQITHCRLATNNRSRMEPSLSDDYFGNLASVVGGVTTAGELLEHNLGWVAWKLHEAVVNHTDKVVRDSVDTWLQSPIVFQPARLFDPYSVMMGSSPRFNMYGNEFGMGKAVALRSGYANKFDGKVSSYPGYEGGGSIDLEVCLPPDSMSSLESDKEFMDAVSLSHQLP is encoded by the coding sequence ATGTCTACTAATCCTCCAAAAATCCGATACATCTCAGAGAGCTTTATCAAACCACAGTATGCTTCAGAAGAATCAAAGAGGCCCTTCTACCTCTCACCATGGGATCTTATCATGCTCTCTGCACACTATATCCAGAAGGGTCTTCTTTACAACAAACCACCAACAGCAAATGCCCAAGAAGACTTCATCAAAACTCTCTTGGACAGGCTTCAGCATTCCCTCTCTGTAACCCTTGTCCATTTCTACCCACTTGCAGGCCGCCTTGTgacacaaaaaaatgaaaacccacCTTCAagctttatttttgttgattgcAGTAACAGCCCTGGAGCTAAATTCATCCATGCAGATCTAGACATGACAATATCTGATATCCTTTCTCCCATTGATGTACCATCAATCGTTCAATCCTTTTTTGATCATGACAGGGCGGTCAACTATGATGGCCATACCAGGCCTTTGCTTTCCATTCAAGTGACAGAACTAAAAGATGGTATCTTTATAGGCTGTTCCATGAACCACTGCCTTGGCGATGGAACCTCTTATTGGCATTTCTTTAACACTTGGTCTGAGATCTTTCAGGTACAGGGAAACAGCATTTCTATCACACGCCCACCAATCCACAGGCGATGGTTTCCTGATGGTGTTAGTCCGATTATCAACCTCCCTTTCTCACACCAAGATGAGTTCATTTCCAGAGGTGAAGCaccaaaacttagagaaagaATGTTCCACTTCTCTTCCGAATCCATAGCAAAACTCAAAGCAAAAGCCAATGCAGAATCCAATACCAACAAGATCTCTTCCTTTCAATCCTTGTCTGCACTTGCCTGGAGGTGCATAACGCGTGCGCGTTGTCTACCACATGACCAGATAACACATTGCAGGTTGGCCACCAATAACAGGTCAAGAATGGAGCCATCCTTATCTGATGATTACTTTGGGAACTTGGCTTCCGTAGTGGGAGGAGTAACGACAGCTGGTGAATTGCTTGAACACAATCTTGGGTGGGTGGCATGGAAGTTGCACGAGGCTGTGGTCAACCACACTGACAAAGTTGTGCGTGACTCGGTTGATACCTGGCTGCAGTCTCCAATTGTTTTCCAACCTGCTCGGCTTTTTGATCCATACAGTGTAATGATGGGGAGTTCACCCAGGTTCAACATGTATGGGAATGAATTTGGAATGGGGAAAGCAGTGGCACTTCGCAGTGGGTATGCAAACAAGTTTGATGGGAAAGTGTCCTCATACCCAGGTTACGAAGGAGGAGGAAGCATTGATTTGGAGGTGTGCCTTCCACCAGATTCAATGAGCTCTCTTGAGTCTGATAAGGAGTTCATGGATGCTGTCTCTCTGTCCCACCAGCTGCCCTAG